In the Mycolicibacter sp. MU0102 genome, one interval contains:
- a CDS encoding TetR/AcrR family transcriptional regulator, with protein MPRAPQTARSERTREALRQAALVRFLAQGVEDTSAEQIATDAGVSLRTFYRHFTSKHDLLFADYDAGLQWFRSALAARPPAEPMIEAVQAAIFAFPYDVEAVTRIAALREEELDPERIVRHIRQVETDFGDAVAERMRATARRGSSDPLRVAVTSRCIAAAVFAAMEVWMLGADRSLAELARMCRTALDSLGKL; from the coding sequence ATGCCACGAGCCCCGCAGACCGCGCGCAGCGAACGCACCCGCGAAGCGTTGCGGCAGGCCGCGCTGGTCCGCTTCCTGGCGCAGGGCGTGGAGGACACCTCGGCCGAGCAGATCGCCACCGACGCCGGGGTGTCGCTGCGGACGTTCTATCGGCACTTCACTTCCAAGCATGACCTGCTGTTCGCGGACTACGACGCCGGACTGCAGTGGTTCCGCAGCGCCCTGGCTGCCCGCCCGCCCGCCGAGCCGATGATCGAGGCGGTTCAGGCGGCGATCTTTGCGTTTCCCTACGACGTCGAGGCGGTGACCCGCATCGCCGCGCTGCGCGAGGAGGAACTCGATCCCGAGCGCATCGTGCGCCACATCCGGCAGGTGGAGACCGATTTCGGCGACGCGGTGGCCGAGCGGATGCGGGCCACCGCGAGGCGTGGGTCAAGTGACCCGCTGCGGGTCGCGGTGACCTCCCGCTGCATCGCGGCCGCGGTGTTCGCCGCGATGGAGGTCTGGATGCTGGGTGCGGACCGCTCGCTGGCCGAGCTGGCCCGGATGTGCCGTACTGCGCTGGACTCGCTGGGCAA
- a CDS encoding TetR/AcrR family transcriptional regulator, whose protein sequence is MAKPVAPRGSARERVLQAALDLFIEHSIGGTSMQMIADRLGVSKPAVYYQFRSRDDIVVALVEPMFDDIVRVIKIAEAMPTQQGQRDVTVSGVVELAVRYRRLAFLFYDRGMEHAVRARDDFMAVSDAAAAILRGPDPDARTRVITTTLMAGAFTAAADPELADIADEQLHEILLDTARQIMALLT, encoded by the coding sequence GTGGCCAAGCCAGTGGCACCGCGCGGATCCGCGCGCGAGCGAGTGCTGCAGGCGGCCTTGGACCTGTTCATCGAGCACAGCATCGGTGGCACATCCATGCAGATGATCGCCGACCGGCTGGGCGTGAGCAAACCCGCTGTCTACTACCAGTTCCGGTCCCGCGATGACATCGTCGTCGCGCTGGTGGAGCCGATGTTCGACGATATCGTCCGGGTCATCAAGATCGCCGAGGCCATGCCGACGCAGCAGGGCCAGCGGGACGTGACCGTCAGTGGCGTCGTCGAACTCGCCGTCCGCTACCGCCGGCTCGCCTTCCTGTTCTACGACCGCGGCATGGAGCACGCGGTGCGGGCCCGCGACGACTTCATGGCCGTCAGCGACGCCGCGGCGGCCATCCTGCGGGGCCCCGATCCCGATGCCAGAACTCGGGTGATCACGACCACCTTGATGGCTGGAGCCTTCACCGCAGCAGCCGACCCCGAACTGGCAGACATTGCCGACGAACAGCTGCACGAGATCCTGCTGGACACGGCACGGCAGATCATGGCGTTACTGACCTAG
- a CDS encoding DUF732 domain-containing protein — MRFGPVAALAAVSAAIILAGPAHADVDTEFAGRLHGYGIYGARDYNAWIGKLTCKRLANDVDRDASESAAFVAKNIKGADPQQAWQFVGTALSTYCPDKLTVLEHAGGIR, encoded by the coding sequence ATGAGGTTCGGACCCGTAGCCGCGTTGGCAGCTGTGTCGGCGGCAATCATCCTCGCGGGACCGGCGCACGCCGATGTCGACACCGAATTCGCCGGCCGGTTGCACGGCTACGGGATCTACGGGGCGCGTGACTACAACGCCTGGATCGGCAAGCTCACCTGCAAGCGCTTGGCCAACGACGTCGACCGCGACGCTTCCGAGTCGGCGGCGTTCGTCGCCAAGAACATCAAAGGCGCCGACCCCCAACAGGCCTGGCAGTTTGTGGGTACGGCGCTGAGCACCTACTGCCCCGACAAGCTGACCGTTCTGGAACACGCTGGAGGTATTCGATGA
- a CDS encoding DUF5078 domain-containing protein, with translation MNRKSWALAVGLLTGMAAAGTASADATENFPIPNRMLHTTCTAEQIMAAARDVTPVYYERYMIDYNNKSPQVHEAVQDRIHWFFGMDYPGRRAYSENLATDIYYEKLAFAWPNWAKLFFNNHGVAARTTDVCEQYPAADMGVWNWT, from the coding sequence ATGAACCGCAAGAGCTGGGCTCTGGCGGTAGGGCTGCTGACCGGTATGGCCGCGGCGGGGACTGCATCGGCCGATGCGACGGAGAACTTCCCGATTCCCAACCGGATGCTGCACACCACCTGTACCGCCGAACAGATCATGGCGGCCGCCCGCGATGTCACGCCGGTCTACTACGAGCGCTACATGATCGACTACAACAACAAGTCCCCGCAGGTACATGAGGCGGTGCAGGATCGGATCCACTGGTTCTTTGGCATGGATTACCCGGGCCGGCGCGCCTACTCGGAGAACCTGGCCACCGACATCTACTACGAGAAACTTGCTTTCGCGTGGCCGAACTGGGCCAAGCTGTTCTTCAACAACCACGGCGTTGCTGCCCGGACGACCGATGTGTGCGAGCAGTACCCCGCTGCCGACATGGGCGTGTGGAACTGGACCTGA
- a CDS encoding DUF2834 domain-containing protein: MISLIVHAVLGLATIWWIVASNRAVFAKPAGGSAFSPLEVVYYLIGIGSIVLGWYFNIRFVQEYAHGPNHNPIWGPGSWTQYIQLMFTNPAAGSASQDYTIINVVLLPLFTIVDGYRRGLRRPWLYFVSSLFTSCAFAYAFYFATIERQHRHAKAAT, encoded by the coding sequence ATGATCTCGCTCATCGTGCATGCAGTGCTCGGCCTGGCGACTATCTGGTGGATCGTGGCATCCAACCGCGCGGTCTTCGCGAAACCCGCTGGGGGCAGTGCCTTCTCACCCCTGGAGGTCGTGTACTACCTGATCGGCATCGGCTCGATCGTGCTGGGCTGGTACTTCAACATCCGCTTCGTCCAGGAATACGCGCACGGCCCCAACCACAATCCGATCTGGGGGCCGGGCAGCTGGACACAGTACATCCAGCTGATGTTCACCAACCCGGCCGCGGGTTCGGCCAGCCAGGACTACACGATCATCAACGTCGTTCTGCTGCCGCTGTTCACCATCGTCGACGGCTACCGGCGTGGACTGCGGCGCCCGTGGCTCTACTTCGTGTCGAGCCTGTTCACCAGCTGCGCGTTCGCGTACGCCTTCTACTTCGCCACCATCGAGCGCCAGCACCGGCACGCCAAGGCTGCGACCTAG